In Vigna angularis cultivar LongXiaoDou No.4 chromosome 8, ASM1680809v1, whole genome shotgun sequence, one DNA window encodes the following:
- the LOC108343970 gene encoding 1-aminocyclopropane-1-carboxylate synthase 7, with amino-acid sequence MGIEMEQTCVELSNVAVSETHGEDSPYFAGWKAYDENPYDESTNPSGVIQMGLAENQVSFDLLEKYLEEHSEASTWGKGAPGFRENALFQDYHGLKTFRSAMASFMEQVRGGRAKFDPQRVVLTAGATAANELLTFILANPGDALLVPTPYYPGFDRDLRWRTGVNIVPIHCDNSNNFQITLEALDAAYKDAEAMKYKVRGVLITNPSNPLGVTIPRSVLEEILDFVTRKNIHLVSDEIYSGSVFSSSEFTSVAEILEGRQYRNAERVHIVYSLSKDLGLPGFRVGTIYSYNDKVVTTARRMSSFTLISSQTQHLLASMLSDKNFTENYIKTNRERLRNRYEMIIEGLKSAGIECLKGNAGLFCWMNMSPLLEKPTREGELELWNAILHEVKLNISPGSSCHCSEPGWFRVCFANMTEQTLEIALQRIRLFMERTRTQSV; translated from the exons ATGGGGATTGAGATGGAGCAGACTTGTGTGGAGCTTTCAAATGTTGCAGTTTCTGAAACTCATGGTGAAGATTCCCCCTATTTTGCTGGGTGGAAAGCCTATGATGAGAACCCCTATGATGAATCAACCAATCCCTCAGGAGTTATACAAATGGGGTTGGCAGAAAATCAA GTTTCGTTTGATTTGCTTGAGAAGTACTTGGAAGAACACTCAGAGGCCTCCACATGGGGAAAAGGAGCTCCTGGCTTCAGAGAGAATGCTTTGTTTCAAGACTATCATGGCCTTAAAACCTTCAGATCAGCAATGGCAAGCTTCATGGAACAAGTGAGAGGTGGAAGAGCAAAATTTGACCCTCAAAGAGTGGTTCTCACTGCAGGTGCAACTGCAGCCAACGAACTCTTAACCTTCATCCTCGCAAACCCTGGAGACGCTTTACTCGTTCCTACTCCATACTATCCTGG ATTTGATAGAGATTTAAGGTGGAGAACTGGGGTGAATATAGTTCCCATACACTGTGACAACTCAAACAATTTCCAGATTACTCTCGAAGCCTTAGATGCTGCATACAAAGATGCAGAAGCCATGAAGTACAAAGTGAGGGGAGTGCTGATCACAAACCCTTCAAACCCCTTAGGAGTAACAATCCCACGTTCAGTTCTTGAGGAGATTCTCGACTTCGTGACACGCAAGAACATTCATCTGGTGTCAGATGAAATCTACTCGGGCTCGGTGTTCTCTTCCTCCGAGTTCACAAGCGTGGCAGAAATCCTGGAGGGTCGCCAATACAGAAACGCAGAGAGAGTCCACATTGTTTATAGCCTCTCCAAGGACCTCGGCCTTCCCGGTTTCAGAGTTGGCACCATTTACTCGTACAACGACAAGGTTGTGACCACAGCGAGAAGAATGTCCAGCTTCACCTTAATATCTTCTCAGACACAGCACCTGTTGGCTTCTATGTTGTCGGACAAGAACTTCACCGAGAACTACATTAAAACCAACAGAGAGAGGCTGAGGAACAGGTACGAAATGATCATCGAAGGGTTAAAAAGTGCGGGGATTGAGTGCTTGAAGGGGAACGCAGGGCTGTTTTGCTGGATGAATATGAGTCCACTTTTGGAGAAGCCAACAAGGGAAGGTGAATTGGAGCTGTGGAATGCCATTCTGCATGAAGTGAAGCTCAATATCTCACCAGGCTCTTCTTGCCATTGTTCTGAACCAGGTTGGTTCAGGGTATGCTTCGCAAACATGACCGAGCAAACGCTGGAAATTGCACTGCAAAGAATACGTCTCTTCATGGAACGAACAAGAACACAAAGCGTCTAA
- the LOC108343838 gene encoding probable protein arginine N-methyltransferase 1 — MGRRKSNNNQCSSSKEDATMSNHLRFEDAEEAVEESSNLDQSMCDIDESDDKTSADYYFDSYSHFGIHEEMLKDTVRTKTYQNVIYQNKFLFKNKVVLDVGAGTGILSLFCAKAGAEHVYAVECSHMADMAKEIVETNGFSNVVTVLKGKIEEIELPVPKVDIIISEWMGYFLLFENMLNSVLYARDKWLADDGVVLPDRASLHLTAIEDADYKEDKIEFWNNVYGFNMSCIKKQAIMEPLVDTVDQNQIATNCQLLKTMDISKMAPGDASFTAPFKLVAERDDYIHALVAYFDVSFTKCHKLMGFSTGPKSRTTHWKQTVLYLEDILTICEGEAIVGSMTVAPNKKNPRDVDIMVKYSLNGKRCNVSRVQYYKMR, encoded by the exons ATGGGCCGGCGAAAGAGCAACAATAATCAGTGTTCCTCTAGCAAGGAAGACGCCACCATGAGTAACCACCTTCGCTTTGAGGATGCCGAGGAGGCTGTTGAAGAGAGTTCCAACCTCGACCAATCCATGTGTGACATCGATGAATCCGATGATAAAACCAGTGCCGACTACTATTTTGATTCCTACTCTCATTTTG GAATTCATGAA GAAATGTTGAAGGACACTGTAAGAACTAAGACATATCAAAATGTTATTTACCAGAATAAGTTTCTATTCAAGAATAAAGTAGTTCTTGATGTTGGAGCTGGGACTGGGATTTTATCACTATTTTGTGCCAAAGCGGGGGCAGAACATGTCTATGCG GTTGAGTGCTCCCATATGGCTGACATGGCAAAGGAGATTGTTGAAACTAATGGTTTCTCTAATG TTGTGACTGTTCTGAAGGGGAAGATTGAAGAAATTGAGCTTCCAGTTCCTAAAGTTGATATAATAATTTCAGAATGGATGGGATATTTCTTGTTGTTCGAGAACATGTTAAATTCTGTGCTCTATGCACGTGACAAATGGCTT GCGGATGATGGAGTTGTGTTACCTGATAGAGCATCCCTTCATCTCACTGCCATTGAAGATGCAGACTACAAAGAAGATAAAATTGAGT TTTGGAACAATGTATATGGATTTAACATGAGCTGCATCAAGAAGCAAGCCATAATGGAGCCTCTTGTTGACACAGTTGACCAGAATCAGATTGCTACAAATTGCCAACTACTCAAG ACAATGGATATCTCAAAAATGGCTCCTGGAGATGCTTCATTCACAGCACCTTTTAAGCTTGTAGCTGAACGTGATGACTATATTCATGCCCTTGTTGCATACTTTGATGTGTCGTTCACAAAGTGTCATAAATTGATGGGCTTCTCTACAG GACCAAAGTCACGAACTACACATTGGAAACAAACAGTCCTATATCTGGAAGACATCTTGACCATTTGTGAGGGGGAGGCAATTGTAGGGAGCATGACTGTTGCACCAAATAAAAAGAATCCCCGCGATGTTGATATAATGGTTAAGTATTCATTGAATGGAAAGCGATGCAATGTTTCAAGGGTTCAGTACTACAAGATGCGTTGA